Proteins found in one Clostridium kluyveri DSM 555 genomic segment:
- a CDS encoding DUF6262 family protein — MPSSHVRNIKGLKEYAQDKKEEVTKRVDATIQKLIIEKKPINFNSVSIEANVSKTYLYTHKDVRKRIEELRVRQIEVFSSKNMKKQMTENNKDTLLIAKNKKIKELSEEVKRLKQELMYLQGKIYDKS, encoded by the coding sequence ATGCCCAGCAGCCATGTTAGGAATATCAAAGGCTTAAAAGAATATGCCCAAGATAAAAAAGAGGAAGTCACTAAACGTGTGGATGCTACAATCCAAAAGCTTATTATTGAGAAAAAACCTATTAACTTTAATAGTGTTTCAATAGAAGCTAACGTATCTAAAACTTATCTATATACGCATAAGGATGTTCGTAAAAGAATAGAGGAATTAAGAGTAAGGCAGATAGAAGTATTTTCTTCTAAAAATATGAAAAAACAAATGACAGAGAACAACAAAGATACTCTTCTTATAGCCAAGAATAAAAAAATTAAAGAGCTATCTGAGGAAGTAAAAAGATTAAAACAAGAACTTATGTATTTGCAGGGGAAAATTTATGATAAAAGTTAG
- a CDS encoding ABC transporter substrate-binding protein translates to MEAFKILHRVHINKVETFNLGHSSSLSIDNNTAAGITPKIKTVSSPFDKEVNIEELIKSKPDVVVLWSGKEALQKKIEQLNIPVVIISYDTPEELKKSVTLMGNLLGEEETKKASQFCSYYDSNIKRITEKTSSISDNDKLKVYYSADSPLSTDGNNSIVTSWIEIAGGINTAAQNGVKGMSQTVSMENVVQWNPDVIIVRDAPNKDAILKDERFKDINAVKNNKVYINPKGVNVWCARSGDNALQVLWAAKTLYPDMFTDIDMNKEVEEFYKAYYNYNVNSEDLEDIMNPKK, encoded by the coding sequence TTGGAGGCATTTAAAATCCTACATCGAGTACATATAAACAAAGTTGAAACCTTTAATTTAGGCCATTCTTCAAGTCTTAGTATAGATAATAACACGGCTGCTGGTATTACCCCTAAAATAAAGACAGTATCTTCACCTTTTGATAAAGAAGTGAATATTGAAGAACTTATTAAATCAAAACCAGATGTAGTTGTATTATGGTCGGGTAAAGAAGCACTTCAGAAAAAAATAGAACAATTAAATATACCTGTAGTTATAATATCCTATGATACACCAGAAGAACTTAAGAAGTCTGTAACTTTAATGGGGAATTTACTTGGAGAAGAAGAAACTAAAAAAGCTTCTCAATTTTGTTCCTACTATGATTCTAATATAAAGCGTATTACTGAAAAAACTTCATCTATTTCTGACAATGACAAATTAAAAGTGTATTATTCAGCAGATAGCCCTTTAAGTACCGATGGAAATAACTCAATAGTTACTTCCTGGATAGAAATAGCTGGTGGCATAAACACAGCTGCACAAAATGGAGTTAAAGGTATGTCTCAAACTGTTTCTATGGAAAATGTAGTCCAATGGAATCCTGATGTAATTATAGTCAGAGATGCGCCTAACAAAGATGCAATTTTAAAAGATGAGCGATTTAAAGACATCAATGCAGTTAAAAATAATAAAGTTTATATAAATCCCAAAGGTGTAAATGTGTGGTGTGCAAGAAGTGGTGATAATGCACTACAAGTATTATGGGCAGCTAAAACTTTATACCCTGACATGTTTACAGATATAGATATGAATAAAGAGGTAGAAGAATTTTACAAAGCATATTATAACTATAATGTAAACAGTGAAGATCTAGAAGATATAATGAATCCTAAAAAATAA
- a CDS encoding substrate-binding domain-containing protein: MKDKTSLSAQEVAELLDISKNTVYDLIKKGELPSYRIGRKVRVDIEDVEYYKNKSRTNNIKIINPITERKTQVPQQQSLTEDKNFIICGQELLLDVLTQHLGHYPNEFQVLRRYIGGYDGLINLYKGNASVTSCNLWDSDNNIYNIPYVRRLLPGVPCIIVRLACHMQGFYVFKGNPKNISSWDDLSGPGIVMVNREKGSGVRVLIDEQFRKLGISGKLINGYDVEVFSHFAAASAVSRGEADIAVGNQKTISQVENIEFIPIQKQKCDLVIKKEDFESPIIQAILSVLNSQEFKMEIQGIDVYDTSETGKIIGES, translated from the coding sequence ATGAAAGATAAAACATCATTATCGGCACAAGAAGTAGCCGAGCTTTTAGATATATCAAAAAATACAGTATATGATTTGATTAAAAAAGGTGAATTGCCTTCTTATCGTATTGGCCGAAAGGTTCGTGTTGATATTGAAGATGTTGAATATTATAAAAATAAAAGCAGAACTAATAATATTAAAATTATTAATCCTATTACTGAACGTAAGACTCAGGTACCCCAACAGCAGTCGTTAACTGAAGACAAAAATTTTATCATATGCGGCCAGGAACTGCTTCTTGATGTATTGACACAACACCTGGGACATTATCCAAATGAATTTCAAGTACTAAGAAGATACATAGGAGGCTATGACGGGTTGATAAACCTATATAAAGGCAATGCCTCTGTTACTTCTTGCAATCTATGGGATTCAGACAATAACATCTACAATATACCCTATGTCCGAAGATTACTGCCTGGTGTTCCCTGCATAATTGTCCGTCTTGCATGTCATATGCAGGGTTTTTATGTTTTCAAAGGAAATCCCAAAAATATATCTTCATGGGATGATTTATCAGGACCTGGCATCGTCATGGTAAATAGAGAAAAAGGTTCTGGTGTACGTGTACTTATAGACGAACAATTTAGGAAACTTGGAATATCAGGAAAACTTATCAATGGTTATGATGTAGAAGTTTTCTCTCATTTTGCAGCAGCAAGTGCTGTATCCAGAGGTGAAGCAGATATTGCTGTGGGAAACCAAAAAACTATTTCCCAAGTAGAGAATATAGAATTCATACCAATACAAAAACAAAAATGTGATTTAGTTATTAAGAAAGAAGATTTTGAATCTCCTATTATTCAGGCAATACTTTCCGTTCTGAATTCCCAGGAATTTAAAATGGAAATTCAAGGCATTGATGTGTACGATACAAGCGAAACAGGAAAAATTATAGGAGAAAGCTAA
- a CDS encoding nitrogenase component 1, whose product MYDELKFHNCEHSKDPVLGCALEGVASVIAGIEDVSIVIHSPQGCAATVANAYDLHEIDFTRRKVGCTRLFETDVIMGASEKLKQLIKDADNTFNTKTMFVVGTCAADIIGEDIEGICKSMQSEVKARLIPIVAGGFRGNSYDGQDIALNAIIPLIKKGEKKYKNSVNIISPQANLNPTWWEDLNWVIKTLNSLGINVQAVLPHNTSMEEIKNSASASANILLSHDAGYQFAKKMEKIHHIPLILSDIPLPIGTENTARWLRAIGIYFGVEDKVEQMIKEGEEKVIGLLRKRALMIIPRYRNCRIAISADATIGIGLVRMLFKELEMIPEVIMIKSGREEAKKVLNWELSTLGISPKVAFSVDGYQIKKGLSDFYIDTVIGSAWEKYMAEEIGIKVAFDVLNPTNRDIYVDRAYFGYDGMLNILEIMGNDWERAYRSKEISWAQYE is encoded by the coding sequence ATGTATGATGAGTTGAAATTCCATAATTGTGAGCACAGCAAGGATCCGGTTTTAGGATGTGCCCTTGAAGGTGTTGCCAGTGTAATAGCAGGAATAGAGGATGTGAGTATTGTTATTCATTCACCACAAGGCTGTGCAGCAACAGTGGCAAATGCATATGATTTGCATGAGATAGATTTTACCAGGAGAAAAGTAGGCTGTACCCGTTTATTTGAAACAGATGTTATTATGGGAGCTTCGGAGAAACTTAAGCAGCTTATAAAGGATGCAGACAATACTTTTAATACTAAGACTATGTTTGTGGTGGGTACATGTGCTGCGGATATAATAGGTGAAGATATAGAAGGGATATGTAAAAGTATGCAGTCCGAGGTAAAGGCAAGACTTATACCTATAGTTGCAGGTGGATTTAGAGGTAACAGTTATGACGGACAGGATATAGCTCTAAATGCCATCATACCTCTTATAAAGAAAGGTGAAAAGAAATACAAAAATAGTGTGAATATTATATCGCCGCAGGCAAATTTAAATCCTACATGGTGGGAAGATCTAAATTGGGTAATTAAAACTTTAAATTCATTAGGGATAAATGTTCAGGCAGTTCTTCCACATAATACTTCCATGGAAGAAATTAAAAATTCAGCATCAGCTTCAGCTAATATACTTTTAAGCCATGATGCAGGTTATCAGTTTGCAAAAAAAATGGAGAAGATACATCATATACCTTTAATTCTTTCTGATATTCCACTGCCTATTGGCACAGAAAATACTGCCAGGTGGCTTAGGGCAATAGGCATATATTTTGGAGTTGAAGACAAAGTGGAGCAAATGATTAAAGAAGGAGAAGAAAAGGTAATAGGTTTACTGAGAAAGAGGGCACTTATGATAATTCCACGTTATCGTAACTGCAGGATTGCCATATCTGCAGATGCCACTATAGGAATTGGCCTTGTGAGGATGTTATTTAAAGAATTAGAAATGATTCCTGAAGTCATAATGATAAAATCGGGTAGAGAAGAAGCAAAAAAAGTACTCAACTGGGAGCTAAGCACCTTGGGTATTTCACCCAAGGTAGCATTTTCTGTAGATGGATATCAGATTAAAAAAGGATTAAGTGATTTTTATATTGATACAGTTATTGGTTCTGCCTGGGAGAAGTACATGGCAGAAGAAATAGGAATAAAGGTTGCCTTTGATGTTTTAAATCCCACAAATAGAGATATATATGTGGATAGAGCATATTTTGGATATGATGGTATGCTCAATATACTGGAAATTATGGGCAATGATTGGGAAAGGGCGTATCGTTCAAAGGAGATTAGCTGGGCACAATATGAATAA
- a CDS encoding nitrogenase component 1 — MNSVNDSIVFHGKLSRLYRLAKEGKIKTNLQGSHTRPCKFWTATKILSGIRNSIVIAHGPSGCAYGVKQSYKLTNSRNSGAPYEAVVSTNMDEKYVIYGGEKGLKGAIKEVDDKYHPDVIFIATSCATGIIGDNVDAVADKIKDEINAQIMPIHCEGFAGEYRSGFDLVFKQIVRFMDPPTEEEKARLAHSVNIVGGKMGPERTEVDTDVKELVRLIKGMGAEVNSVIAGNCTLEEIKRAPSVAVNCTLCLDLGYAIGNAMLEEYGTPLNSTILPYGISATKKWLKGAAKKLGMEKEAEDLIQREYNEIKDEFEEAKKFLQGKLAIVEGHDAIKSLSIAHMLERDLGMRPVIFNFHPWSTEARETSIDYLLETGLDPEVLITKGTVAFGKYESMKQTEEELLAFLGGLSEDSAVYFGSSLSFPTIPLVDLNAILNRPRFGFRGALKVAKCVKTALEYSFRPRSSLSKRMVFPEKSGLASIQSLTPKLGQDMPDCTVYAHRRRGKCMMS; from the coding sequence TTGAATAGTGTAAATGATAGTATTGTTTTTCATGGTAAATTGAGTAGATTATACCGTTTAGCTAAAGAAGGCAAGATTAAAACTAATCTGCAGGGCAGCCATACCCGTCCCTGTAAATTTTGGACAGCTACAAAAATTTTAAGTGGTATAAGAAATTCCATTGTTATTGCCCATGGCCCCAGCGGATGTGCCTATGGAGTTAAACAATCATATAAGTTAACCAACAGTAGAAACAGTGGTGCCCCTTATGAGGCAGTAGTCAGTACCAATATGGATGAAAAATATGTAATATACGGGGGAGAGAAAGGGTTAAAAGGGGCCATTAAAGAAGTGGATGACAAATATCATCCAGATGTAATTTTTATTGCTACCAGCTGTGCAACTGGAATTATCGGGGATAATGTGGATGCTGTGGCAGATAAAATAAAAGATGAGATAAATGCCCAAATAATGCCTATACATTGTGAAGGATTTGCAGGAGAATATAGAAGTGGATTTGATCTGGTATTTAAACAAATTGTAAGATTTATGGACCCTCCTACTGAGGAAGAAAAAGCTAGATTAGCACATTCTGTAAATATTGTAGGAGGTAAAATGGGGCCTGAAAGAACTGAAGTGGATACAGATGTAAAAGAACTGGTAAGGTTGATAAAGGGAATGGGTGCAGAAGTTAATTCAGTTATTGCAGGCAATTGTACTTTAGAGGAAATTAAAAGGGCGCCTAGTGTTGCTGTAAATTGCACTCTTTGTCTTGATTTAGGCTATGCCATAGGAAACGCTATGTTAGAGGAATATGGAACTCCATTAAACTCCACGATATTGCCTTATGGTATTAGTGCCACTAAAAAGTGGTTAAAAGGTGCAGCTAAAAAATTAGGCATGGAAAAAGAAGCTGAAGATTTAATACAAAGAGAATATAATGAAATAAAAGATGAATTTGAGGAAGCTAAAAAATTTCTTCAAGGGAAACTGGCTATTGTTGAGGGACATGATGCTATTAAATCATTATCTATTGCGCATATGCTTGAACGTGATCTTGGAATGCGTCCGGTTATATTTAATTTTCATCCTTGGAGTACAGAGGCAAGGGAAACAAGTATAGATTATTTATTAGAAACTGGATTGGATCCTGAGGTTTTAATTACAAAAGGTACTGTTGCTTTTGGTAAATATGAATCCATGAAGCAGACGGAAGAGGAATTGTTGGCTTTTCTTGGGGGACTAAGTGAGGATTCAGCTGTTTATTTTGGTTCTTCTCTCAGCTTTCCAACCATACCTTTGGTGGATTTAAATGCTATACTAAATCGTCCGAGATTTGGCTTTAGGGGAGCACTTAAGGTGGCTAAGTGTGTTAAAACAGCACTGGAATATTCTTTTAGGCCAAGGAGTTCATTATCTAAAAGAATGGTTTTTCCTGAAAAGTCAGGCCTTGCATCTATTCAATCATTAACACCTAAGCTAGGGCAAGATATGCCTGATTGTACAGTATATGCACATAGGAGGAGAGGCAAATGTATGATGAGTTGA
- a CDS encoding nitrogenase component 1 yields the protein MSLEIKEKERAGIVNPIYNCQPCGAEFASIGLKDCIPLVHGGQGCSMFVRLLFAQHFKENFEMASSSIHEHAAVFGGKKNAEEGVQVLVDRYPDLRIIPIVTTCSTETIGDDIEGIAEIMNRKLKKSHPDRKVTLIPVHTPSYSGSHVQGYNVAVKAFVNALAKKGEPNGKLNVITGWLNPGDVAEIKHILKEMDVKGNILIDTETFMTPIMPDKSRFAYGNTTVEDIEDSANSLGTIALCKYEGGAAAQLLETKFKVPAVIEDIPVGIKNTDKFLKNISKLTGKPIPQSLVEERGLAIDTMVNLAHMFFANKKVAIYGDPDLVIGLAQFCLECELEPVLLLLGDDNKAYQKDQRLTQIEENANCDIEVIWNSDLWELERRLKDKSIEVDLIMGHSKGRFMAIDYKIPMVRVGFPTFDRSGLWRQPVIGYKGAMLLADMIANTMFADMENKHDREWILNTW from the coding sequence ATGTCCTTAGAAATAAAAGAAAAAGAACGGGCGGGAATAGTAAATCCGATATACAATTGTCAACCTTGTGGTGCAGAGTTTGCATCTATCGGATTAAAGGACTGCATTCCTTTAGTGCACGGTGGACAAGGATGTTCAATGTTTGTCAGATTGTTATTTGCACAGCATTTTAAAGAAAATTTCGAAATGGCATCATCTTCCATACATGAGCATGCAGCTGTTTTTGGTGGAAAGAAAAATGCGGAAGAAGGAGTTCAGGTACTTGTAGACAGATATCCAGATTTAAGAATAATTCCTATTGTTACTACTTGTTCAACTGAAACCATAGGTGATGATATTGAAGGTATAGCGGAAATTATGAATAGGAAGCTAAAGAAATCACATCCTGATAGAAAAGTTACCCTTATTCCAGTTCATACCCCAAGTTATAGTGGAAGTCATGTTCAGGGTTATAATGTAGCTGTAAAAGCATTTGTCAATGCTTTAGCAAAAAAAGGGGAGCCAAATGGTAAATTAAATGTTATAACTGGATGGCTAAATCCCGGTGATGTAGCTGAAATTAAGCATATATTGAAAGAAATGGATGTAAAGGGAAATATACTTATAGATACAGAAACATTTATGACACCAATTATGCCGGATAAATCCAGATTTGCATACGGGAATACAACAGTAGAGGATATAGAAGATTCTGCTAATTCTCTTGGTACTATAGCCTTGTGTAAATACGAAGGCGGTGCTGCAGCTCAACTGCTTGAAACAAAATTTAAAGTTCCAGCAGTAATTGAGGATATACCTGTTGGCATAAAAAATACAGATAAGTTTTTGAAAAATATCAGTAAGTTGACAGGTAAACCAATACCACAATCATTAGTTGAAGAACGTGGATTAGCCATTGATACCATGGTAAATCTGGCCCACATGTTCTTTGCAAATAAAAAAGTTGCAATTTATGGTGATCCTGATTTGGTTATAGGACTTGCACAGTTTTGTTTGGAATGCGAATTAGAGCCTGTACTTCTTTTGCTGGGAGATGATAACAAGGCTTATCAAAAGGATCAAAGATTAACTCAAATAGAGGAAAATGCAAATTGTGATATAGAAGTAATATGGAATTCCGATTTATGGGAATTAGAGCGCAGATTGAAAGATAAATCAATAGAGGTGGATTTAATCATGGGACATTCTAAAGGCAGATTTATGGCAATAGATTATAAAATTCCTATGGTTAGAGTGGGATTCCCGACTTTTGATAGGTCAGGGTTATGGAGACAACCTGTTATTGGATACAAAGGTGCTATGCTGCTGGCTGACATGATTGCTAACACCATGTTTGCCGATATGGAAAACAAGCATGATAGAGAATGGATTTTAAATACATGGTAG
- a CDS encoding Fe-only/vanadium nitrogenase subunit delta: MKNRVEELFSFIQERYLWQFYSRSWDREENIKGILDATFEICTGKQVKDKTLMDKYFYTEGKAFSEVIKKKFPWFLELDESEKKSVINDLQTKLLDVVVTRSLNAELKNPNY, encoded by the coding sequence ATGAAAAACAGAGTAGAAGAATTATTTTCGTTTATTCAAGAACGTTATTTGTGGCAATTTTATTCTCGTTCCTGGGATAGAGAGGAGAATATAAAAGGGATTTTGGACGCTACGTTTGAAATTTGTACAGGTAAGCAAGTGAAAGATAAAACATTAATGGATAAATATTTCTATACTGAAGGAAAAGCATTTTCAGAAGTTATAAAAAAGAAATTTCCGTGGTTTTTAGAACTTGATGAATCAGAAAAAAAATCTGTAATTAATGACCTACAGACAAAATTGTTAGATGTAGTTGTAACAAGGTCATTAAATGCTGAATTAAAAAATCCAAATTACTAA
- the vnfD gene encoding nitrogenase vanadium-iron protein, alpha chain gives MPLKLFKCDETIPERKRHCYVKQPGEDTTMFLPDANINTIPGTLSERGCSFCGSKLVIGGVLKDTIQLIHGPVGCAYNTWHTKRYPSDNDNFQLKHAWSTDVKERHVVFGGEKILKQSMLEAFAEFPNIKRMIVYTTCATALIGDDPKAVAREVQKELGDVDIFCSECAGFAGVSQSKGHHVFNISWMNEKVGTFEPEIKSPYTINLIGDYNIQGDSYVLSRYLDRMGIQVIAHFTGNGTYDGLRSMHKAQLSVVNCARSAGYIANELKKTYNIPRIDIDSWGFDYTAEGLRKIGTFFGIEDKVEELISEEYAKWKPKLDWYKEKLKGKKACIWTGGPRLWHWTKSLEDDLGVEVVAMSSKFGHQEDFEKVIARGKTGAIYLDDANELEFFEVLDEVKPDVIFTGPRVGDLVKKLHIPYINGHAYHNGPYMGFEGFVNLARDVYNATRSPLWELAGEDIREV, from the coding sequence ATGCCATTAAAGTTATTTAAGTGTGATGAAACTATTCCAGAGCGAAAAAGACATTGTTATGTGAAGCAGCCTGGAGAAGACACCACAATGTTTTTACCTGATGCAAACATAAATACCATTCCAGGAACACTTTCTGAAAGAGGCTGCAGCTTTTGTGGATCAAAGCTTGTTATAGGGGGAGTCCTCAAAGATACAATTCAGCTGATTCACGGCCCTGTGGGATGTGCATATAACACATGGCACACAAAGCGTTATCCAAGTGACAATGATAATTTTCAGCTTAAACACGCATGGTCTACAGATGTTAAAGAAAGGCATGTTGTATTTGGCGGTGAAAAAATATTAAAGCAAAGTATGCTGGAGGCTTTTGCTGAATTTCCAAATATAAAAAGAATGATAGTGTATACTACCTGTGCTACAGCATTAATAGGTGATGACCCTAAAGCAGTTGCGAGAGAAGTGCAGAAAGAATTAGGTGACGTAGATATATTTTGTTCTGAATGTGCCGGGTTTGCAGGAGTTAGCCAGTCTAAAGGACACCATGTGTTCAATATTAGCTGGATGAATGAAAAGGTAGGAACTTTTGAACCTGAAATCAAAAGTCCATATACCATAAATCTTATTGGAGATTATAATATTCAGGGAGACAGCTATGTTTTAAGCAGATATCTTGACAGGATGGGAATCCAGGTGATAGCCCATTTTACAGGTAATGGTACCTATGATGGCCTCAGGTCCATGCATAAAGCCCAGCTAAGTGTGGTTAACTGTGCCAGATCTGCAGGGTATATAGCCAATGAATTGAAAAAAACATACAATATTCCTCGTATTGATATTGATTCATGGGGCTTTGATTATACCGCAGAAGGACTGAGAAAAATAGGAACATTCTTTGGAATAGAGGATAAAGTAGAGGAATTAATTTCTGAAGAATATGCAAAATGGAAGCCAAAACTTGACTGGTACAAGGAAAAATTAAAGGGTAAAAAGGCCTGCATATGGACAGGAGGACCTAGATTATGGCACTGGACAAAATCCCTTGAAGATGATTTGGGTGTTGAAGTTGTGGCAATGTCATCAAAATTTGGACACCAGGAAGACTTTGAAAAAGTAATTGCAAGAGGAAAAACGGGGGCAATTTATTTGGATGATGCCAACGAATTGGAATTTTTTGAGGTTTTGGATGAAGTTAAACCGGATGTGATATTTACAGGTCCTAGAGTTGGTGATTTAGTTAAAAAACTGCACATACCATATATTAATGGACACGCATATCACAATGGACCTTACATGGGATTTGAAGGTTTTGTAAATTTGGCAAGAGATGTATATAATGCTACCAGATCTCCACTTTGGGAACTTGCCGGAGAAGATATAAGAGAGGTGTAG
- the nifH gene encoding nitrogenase iron protein, with amino-acid sequence MTRKIAFYGKGGIGKSTTQQNTAAALAHFYGKKVFIHGCDPKADCTRLILGEMTQSTIMDTLREEGEDSITEEAVIKTGFKDIRCVESGGPEPGVGCAGRGVITSINLMEELGAYSPDLDFVHFDVLGDVVCGGFAMPIREGKAQEVYIVASGEMMAVYAANNICKGILKYADQGGVRLGGIICNSRMVDKELELMEEFTEAIGTQLIHFIPRDNIVQKAEFNKQTVVEYDADCNQAKEYGELARKIIENKNFVIPKPLKIIDLEQMVMKYGLLD; translated from the coding sequence ATGACAAGAAAGATAGCGTTTTATGGTAAAGGTGGAATAGGTAAATCAACTACACAACAAAATACAGCTGCAGCACTGGCTCATTTCTATGGCAAAAAGGTTTTTATTCATGGGTGTGACCCCAAGGCAGACTGTACACGTCTTATACTTGGAGAGATGACTCAAAGTACAATAATGGATACTCTTAGAGAAGAGGGGGAGGATTCAATAACAGAAGAAGCTGTTATTAAAACAGGATTTAAAGATATACGCTGTGTTGAATCTGGAGGACCTGAGCCTGGCGTCGGCTGTGCAGGAAGGGGTGTTATAACCTCAATTAATTTAATGGAAGAGCTTGGAGCTTATTCTCCTGATCTTGACTTTGTGCACTTTGACGTTTTAGGTGACGTTGTATGCGGAGGATTTGCAATGCCTATTCGTGAAGGAAAAGCACAGGAAGTATATATTGTTGCATCTGGAGAAATGATGGCAGTATATGCGGCAAATAACATTTGTAAGGGTATACTTAAATATGCAGATCAAGGTGGAGTCAGATTAGGTGGTATTATATGCAACAGCCGTATGGTTGATAAAGAATTAGAACTCATGGAGGAATTTACCGAAGCAATAGGTACTCAACTGATTCATTTTATACCTAGGGATAATATAGTTCAAAAAGCAGAGTTTAACAAGCAGACAGTAGTTGAATATGATGCTGACTGCAATCAGGCAAAGGAATATGGAGAATTAGCACGTAAGATTATAGAAAATAAAAATTTTGTTATACCTAAACCTTTAAAGATTATTGACTTAGAACAAATGGTTATGAAATATGGCCTATTGGATTAA
- a CDS encoding helix-turn-helix domain-containing protein, whose translation MNFFEVIGNSILIELNKKNWTQSMFAHKIGVSDEVFKQIVQGKKALNAVEIAKIADTLDVDPEKLLREEKKIYCEDNLSEKFINSFYNKDNFKLIYFIIEEYINMEEDLHEFKLSKKNTSGK comes from the coding sequence GTGAATTTCTTTGAAGTAATTGGAAATAGCATTCTTATTGAACTTAATAAAAAAAATTGGACTCAATCTATGTTTGCCCATAAGATTGGAGTTTCAGATGAGGTATTTAAACAAATTGTACAAGGTAAGAAAGCACTAAATGCTGTTGAAATAGCTAAAATTGCAGATACTTTAGATGTGGATCCAGAAAAGCTTTTAAGGGAAGAGAAAAAAATTTATTGTGAAGATAATTTATCCGAAAAATTCATTAACAGCTTTTACAACAAAGATAATTTTAAACTTATATATTTCATAATTGAAGAATATATAAATATGGAGGAAGATTTGCATGAATTCAAATTATCTAAAAAGAATACTTCTGGAAAATGA